The genome window GATCGACTCGACGATTTGCCCGTGCTCCAGGTCGCCGGCAGCACAGACAATAATGTTGCTGCCGCAATAGCGCTCGTGCATGAACGCCAGCAGCGACTCGCGGGAAATATTCCCCACGGTCTCCATCGTACCGATGATCGAGCGACCCAGGGGATGCCCCTCCCAGAACGTCTGACTGAAGAGGTCATGCACCAGGTCGTCGGGGGTATCCTCCAGCATGTGAATCTCCTGGAGGACCACCCGGCGTTCCTTTTCGATCTCGTCGAGATCGAAAATGGAATTGAGCACGATATCGGAGAGAAGGTCGACGGCCAAAGGGAGCTTTCGGGCCAGCACCTTGGCGTAGTAACAGCTGTACTCGCGACTGGTGAAGGCATTGAGCACCCCGCCGACCGAATCGATCTCCTTGGCAATCGCCAGGGCCGAACGGCGCTCCGTCCCCTTGAAGAGCATGTGCTCGATGAAGTGGGAGATGCCGTTCTCCGGTTCCTGCTCGTGCCGGGAACCGTTTTCAACCCAAAAACCGACGGTCACCGAGTGCGCCCCGGCGACCCTTTCGGTAATGACGCGAATGCCGTTGTCGAGTACCGATTTTCGAATCATTCTCTCTGTCCCGCTCTTATCCTTCAGCGGGGAGAGTCTGACCCAGCGCCTCTTTGCGGGAGAGCTTGATCTTACCCTGCTTGTCGATGCCGATGCACTTGACCAACACCTGATCGCCCTCGTTGAGGACATCGGT of Desulfuromonadales bacterium contains these proteins:
- a CDS encoding pitrilysin family protein, yielding MIRKSVLDNGIRVITERVAGAHSVTVGFWVENGSRHEQEPENGISHFIEHMLFKGTERRSALAIAKEIDSVGGVLNAFTSREYSCYYAKVLARKLPLAVDLLSDIVLNSIFDLDEIEKERRVVLQEIHMLEDTPDDLVHDLFSQTFWEGHPLGRSIIGTMETVGNISRESLLAFMHERYCGSNIIVCAAGDLEHGQIVESI